TGCCCCCGACTGGCGGGGCCCTACGGTATTAAAAAGCCTGACGATCGTGGCCGGGACGTTCTTCTCTTTCCAATATACGTAGGCAAGCATCTCGTCCACCGCCTTGGCGGTCGAATAGCTCCATCTCGATTTAAGGGGCGAACCGAGTATCCTGTCCTGGTCCTCCTTCAGCGGCCCCTGCGTATTCTTACCGTAAATCTCGGACGTGGACGTAATGAGGACCTTTTTATGATAGCGATACGCCATCTCCAGGACGGTCTCGCTTCCTTTGATATTCGTCGTAAGGGATTCGAGGGGATGATTTACGATAAGCTCGACCCCGACTGCGGCCGCGAGATGGAATATGGCGTCGCAGCGTTCGGCCAGCTTGTCCACGAGGGATTGATTAAGGATCGTCCCCACAACAAGCTGGAAAGAGGGATTGCTCTCGAGATGTTTCACGTTTTCTATCTTCCCGGTAGAAAGATCGTCAAGGACGGTCACCTTGTGTCCCTCTCCTACCAGCTTGTCCGACAGATGGGAGCCGATAAAACCGGCCCCTCCCGTGATCAGGTAATTCACGAATTTATCTCCTTTTGTAAGACTCTATTATAAGTTATCTGATACGATTTTGCAATATGCCTCAATCCCTTTGGCGAAGCGCCTCTTCGTAAAGGGCTTTCATATCCTTCACAAGGCGCTCTTTGGAATATTTCTGCAGGACTTTCCGGCGGCCGTTCCTGCCGAATTCGTCCCGTTTTTCAGGATCCACGGCCAGCTCAAGGAGGCGTTTTGCGAAACCCGCGGCATCTCCCGAAGCGACGAGACAGCCATTTATCCCGTCATCCACTACATCCTTCACGCCGCCCACATCGGTCGATACGACAGGCCTGCCGGCAGCGAGCGCCTCTATCAAAGCTACGGGAGTGCCTTCATTAAACGATGTCAGGGCGATGATATCCAGGTCCGCATATACATCGGCCATCTCCTCTTTCCATCCGTGAAAGACGATCTTCTCGCGGATCCCTGACTTCTCCGCATATCCTTCAAGCCCTGCTCTCTCTTCCCCGTCACCGATCACGATGCACTTTATATCCCGTCCGCCTGCCTTATCAAATAATTTCTTGCAGGCATCCAAAAACATCCTGTGGTTCTTGACCGGAACGAGCCTTCCGATTATCCCTATCAGGACGCAGTCATTGCCGATACCCAGCTCATTCCTGAGCTTCCCTTCCCTCGACCCGATCGAAGATAACACATCCAACTCCAGGCCTAAGGGCACTACTTTTACTTTTTCATCGCCGGTTATCTTATATTTTTTAATTATCTCTTTTTTCTGCGTCTCGCTGACTACCACTATATATTTGGAAAAAAAAGCCAGGGATCTCTCTATGAAAAGAAAGACACCGGCAGAGAAACTATTGAAATAACTCTCAAATATATGCCCGTGGAAAGTGTGTATCCTGACCGGGATCCCCGCCAAAATTGCCGCGGCCCTTCCCAATGCACCGGCCTTGGCTGTATGGGTATGCACTATATCCGGCCTCTCCCGCCGCATGATCAAGTACATCTTCCATAGCGCTATGAGATCGTTTACCGGATCGATCCTTCGCCCCAATTCCGGGATGATAAGCGGTTCTACGCCTTTTCCCCTGGCCAAATAGCCCATATCCTTTTCATCGATACCGACCCTGCCCGTAACCAGGATAGACCTGTAATATTCGTCATTTAAGGCTTGCGTCAAGAGGATGGTGTGAATGGCCGGGCCGCCTACATTCAGGCGGGCGATGATCCTGAGGACCTTCAGTTTTTTTGGGGTCATTTAAAAATTTTACTTAAAATAAAACTGTTCTTCTTGATCTCCTGCCAGCCGGTTTCGCAGGAAAATCCGCCCAGGCATAAAATTAAGACTGCGCTTTTTATTATCATATCAAGTAAACTCATTTCCTTGTGAAGCGCTAAATCCAAAAAAATATTCACCATGACCGCCGTAAATATAAAAATAGACGCCGATCTGACCGCTTTATTGAAAAAGCCTTGTTTGATCCTTGATAACAAGACCGCTGTTTTGCTGTTTTTTATTAAATCCCCGATGATCGACCGCGATTCACCGTAGAAACCGGACAGCCACGCCGCGACCTTGCTTTCCTCTGTCACTCTTTGGTTCATTTATTCCCTTTTTTCTCCGCTAAGTGCGCATTGTCAAAATCTATTATCACGCCCTGGAAATTATAACTATCAGTACTTAATACTACACTATTACCTATTTTCACGGCGTAATTGTTAAAAAATAAAACCCCTCTCTCTTCCGTGCAATTTACATCAAATAAACACACGACATCCCTGCCGCTCGGGTTCGGGACTAAAAAATAATCGTTGTTCCTCAGGTTGAACTGGTTTATAGTGATGATCTCCGAAGGTACGTTGCTGATGATCTTCTTTAAGACCCCTATCGTATTGCCTTCGTTATCCTTGACTATATCCCCTTCGCGGAAAAAACCCGCTAATTCGGGCATGACACTGGCGCATTTGATCTTTATAGAGATTTTTTTATAATCTTTAACAGCCCATTTATGCGTCAATGCCTTATTCCCTAAATAAAATACCGGCGTAAGGCCCAGCAAGAACAGGATCACCAGAAAATCAATAAGGTTGATCCTGCCGAATATTTTCCCTTTCTCATCGATAAACTTCATTTTCCTTCTCCTTTGTTTGGCATCCTGTTTAAATATAACCGTTCAACCAATAATAAAAGATGGCCAGATATTCACGGAATATGCCCTCTATCTGCGCAAAGCTGATCTGCTTCCAACTCCCCCCGGCATAAAAATCATCCGTCCTGTGCTTATAAAATGAATTTTTTTTCACCGGGGTATAGGCCACTTCCAGCCCCTTGCCGGTCTTTTTAAATACAAGCGAGACCCGCCGCATATGATACGGGGAGCTTACCACGAGGATCTTGTTCCATCCCTTATTTTTCAATATCTCCTCTGAAAATACGACATTTTGATAAGTGCTCATCGCCTTGTCTTCCAGGATGATCGCATCTTCGGGCACTCCCAGTGAAACGGCGATGACTTTCATCATGACAGGCTCTTTGAAAATATACATATATCCCGAAGAAAAAATGATATTCTTAGCGAAACCAGCCTTATATAGCTCGACCGCGTATTCGGTCCTTTCCAGGTAACCTTGGCCTACCTTCCCCGATTCGCCTACGCCCCCGGCAAATACCACAATTGCGTCAGCCTTGCGCGGAACATCGGTTATCTTGAGCGGCCCCGCCAAAAACCAGACAAGCGGGGTGTAAAAGATGATGAGGTAAATAAACGCTACGGCTACGGCGAGGCGCGCCAGGCGCTTTTGCGCCTTCCGGTAAAAGGCGAGCAGGTTCTCTTTCCAGCCGGCCTCGTTCCGGGCCATCTTTTCTTCAACGGCTCCCTCTATAAGCCGGCTCATCTCCTCGATCCGGTTCTTCCAGCTGTTCTTTTGGGCATAGGCGACCCGCTTCTCTATCATACTGCTGTCATCTTCGCCCAAGGCCTTATCGATACAGGCGCTGAACTCTTCCTTATTTTCCGCTATATAAATTATGTTCCCGTATGTTTTTTTCACATGCCTGAGCTCGGGCAGGCCCGTAGAAACGACGCTTTTGCCCAACGCCAGATACTCGTTCAGCTTTGCCGGATAGATGCATTCGGTGAACTCGTTTATGAGATACGGTATGACCGCCACATCAAAATTATTCACGTAATTCGGCAACTCGTCGTGGGATTTCTGCCCCAGGAAATATATGTTTTTCAGCCGCGCAAGCTCCCCGACGTCCATCTGCAAAGGCCCTACAAACACAAAGGAATATTCAGGGTGCGACTCGGCCAGGTATTTGATCAACTCCTTGTCCAGCCACTTCCTCACCCCGCCCGAAAAGCCGATCACCGGCCTCCTGATGCCCTTCATGTCTACGGGCAAATCAGCCGCGCCCGTCTTACCCCTGTCGAATTTATCTATATTTACGGTGAACGGGAATTTATAGACCATTTCGTTAAACTGCGAGCAGTACGAGTAAAGCTTGTCCGCCGTAACGAATACCAGGTCGCTCATCCCAATGACCTTTTTCTCGTATTGCTCTACTTTTTTCGCCGTAGATGAGACCAGCTTAAGGTTATCAAGGCAGTAGTATATTAGTAATTTCCTGTCGATCCCGTTGATAAGGTCAAGGGTAAGGGCGGTGGGCAGAAAAACCCAGATTATGGGGTTTGTGAAATTTAGCGCCTTCATCCATTTTTTCAGGACGGATAAGATCATTATCCTGTTGATCCATCGGGCAGGCCTGAAATACGGGAAAGGCACGACCAGCGGCGAAAGGATATAGAGATTCGCGGATTCCTTTCTCACTCCTTTTACTCCCCTGAACCAGTTCTTGAACCTCTTTTTTATGCGCGAGATGTCCCTCACTCCCGGCATCCGCACCCCGGTGTTCTCTATGAAAAACACCTTATTGCCGTTCTTGGCCAAAGTCAGCATTATCTCTTGATGCCCCTGCCAGATGAAATCCCAGTCTATGCTGGATATGCAGATAATATTTTCGTTTTTGATCATTTGCTCTTATGCCCCCAGCAAACCCAACCGGCCGTATCCTTCATTCTCGAAATTTTTGTCCCTGTAAACCCGGCTTCCTCCAAAAGGCCCAGTAATTCAGACCTGCCAAACCTATGCTCGATGGGCGCGCCGAATCTATCGTAAAGGTCGCCCCTCAACGAGAATGGCCCCTTTCCAAAATTAAAAGGGACATTCTCGGCTATCTTTTCCGTTGTTTTAAACATTCCCAATATTTTTGAAGGGACGGTAAAAAATAAATAAATGACCGGCGAAAGCGCATAACACAATAAATAAAGGACCCTCTTGGGAACCCTTGTCGTGAGCATCCTTAGAAGGTTGATCAATTTGATGGCCATATATTTAAAAAAATTCTCGGAATGGTCTTCATAGAGATACAGGAAAATAGGCGCGTCTTTCTTTAAAATCCGCGCGATCTCGGCCAAGCCTTTCTTAGGTTCCGGGGTATGGTGCAAAACGCCGAATGAATAGGCGAAATCGAATATCCCGCCGTTTAAAGGGATCTCTAAAGCGGAACCCTTGATAATCTCAACATTATTAAGCCCGGCTGTGATCTTTTTTTCCGTAAATACCCCGTCCGAAATATCCATGCTGACTATCCGGACAGAGGGATTGTCCCTTGCCATGATGAAACTGTCAAAACCGCAGCCTGAGCCCACATCTATGCCGATCTCCCCCCTTACTATCGGCTCATCTATTACGTCCTGCATCCTGTCAAAATGCCATTTTTCTACCGGCTTTAAGACATTCGGCCTTGTCCATAGAAACCCGTAAGTCCTCCCCGTTATTCCGGACTTATCCATCTTTAGGCGGTAAGGTAGGGTTCCAGTAATTTTGTCACAGGACCCAGATCCCTGCTATCATAATACCGGTCAACCATTTCGTTTATATCTTTCTTGTTTACTTTCTCTTCCAGGGCCAGGAAAGAGATATACATTGCCAAACGGTTAATAAAAGAAACGTCGTTGTCCCTCCCGTCGATATTTACTTTATAAT
The nucleotide sequence above comes from Candidatus Omnitrophota bacterium. Encoded proteins:
- a CDS encoding GDP-mannose 4,6-dehydratase, with the translated sequence MNYLITGGAGFIGSHLSDKLVGEGHKVTVLDDLSTGKIENVKHLESNPSFQLVVGTILNQSLVDKLAERCDAIFHLAAAVGVELIVNHPLESLTTNIKGSETVLEMAYRYHKKVLITSTSEIYGKNTQGPLKEDQDRILGSPLKSRWSYSTAKAVDEMLAYVYWKEKNVPATIVRLFNTVGPRQSGAYGMVVPRFVKQALENRDITVYGSGKQSRCFLHVKDVVNALPKVIENQKAYGQVFNIGSQEEITIEGLAQKVIEITGSRSKVVRIPYEKAYEEGFEDMERRVPDTTKIRDLIGFKPTADLKTIIEDVVMYTKEKA
- a CDS encoding glycosyltransferase family 4 protein, with product MTPKKLKVLRIIARLNVGGPAIHTILLTQALNDEYYRSILVTGRVGIDEKDMGYLARGKGVEPLIIPELGRRIDPVNDLIALWKMYLIMRRERPDIVHTHTAKAGALGRAAAILAGIPVRIHTFHGHIFESYFNSFSAGVFLFIERSLAFFSKYIVVVSETQKKEIIKKYKITGDEKVKVVPLGLELDVLSSIGSREGKLRNELGIGNDCVLIGIIGRLVPVKNHRMFLDACKKLFDKAGGRDIKCIVIGDGEERAGLEGYAEKSGIREKIVFHGWKEEMADVYADLDIIALTSFNEGTPVALIEALAAGRPVVSTDVGGVKDVVDDGINGCLVASGDAAGFAKRLLELAVDPEKRDEFGRNGRRKVLQKYSKERLVKDMKALYEEALRQRD
- a CDS encoding DUF4330 domain-containing protein; this translates as MKFIDEKGKIFGRINLIDFLVILFLLGLTPVFYLGNKALTHKWAVKDYKKISIKIKCASVMPELAGFFREGDIVKDNEGNTIGVLKKIISNVPSEIITINQFNLRNNDYFLVPNPSGRDVVCLFDVNCTEERGVLFFNNYAVKIGNSVVLSTDSYNFQGVIIDFDNAHLAEKKGNK
- a CDS encoding ElyC/SanA/YdcF family protein codes for the protein MIKNENIICISSIDWDFIWQGHQEIMLTLAKNGNKVFFIENTGVRMPGVRDISRIKKRFKNWFRGVKGVRKESANLYILSPLVVPFPYFRPARWINRIMILSVLKKWMKALNFTNPIIWVFLPTALTLDLINGIDRKLLIYYCLDNLKLVSSTAKKVEQYEKKVIGMSDLVFVTADKLYSYCSQFNEMVYKFPFTVNIDKFDRGKTGAADLPVDMKGIRRPVIGFSGGVRKWLDKELIKYLAESHPEYSFVFVGPLQMDVGELARLKNIYFLGQKSHDELPNYVNNFDVAVIPYLINEFTECIYPAKLNEYLALGKSVVSTGLPELRHVKKTYGNIIYIAENKEEFSACIDKALGEDDSSMIEKRVAYAQKNSWKNRIEEMSRLIEGAVEEKMARNEAGWKENLLAFYRKAQKRLARLAVAVAFIYLIIFYTPLVWFLAGPLKITDVPRKADAIVVFAGGVGESGKVGQGYLERTEYAVELYKAGFAKNIIFSSGYMYIFKEPVMMKVIAVSLGVPEDAIILEDKAMSTYQNVVFSEEILKNKGWNKILVVSSPYHMRRVSLVFKKTGKGLEVAYTPVKKNSFYKHRTDDFYAGGSWKQISFAQIEGIFREYLAIFYYWLNGYI
- a CDS encoding class I SAM-dependent methyltransferase, which produces MDKSGITGRTYGFLWTRPNVLKPVEKWHFDRMQDVIDEPIVRGEIGIDVGSGCGFDSFIMARDNPSVRIVSMDISDGVFTEKKITAGLNNVEIIKGSALEIPLNGGIFDFAYSFGVLHHTPEPKKGLAEIARILKKDAPIFLYLYEDHSENFFKYMAIKLINLLRMLTTRVPKRVLYLLCYALSPVIYLFFTVPSKILGMFKTTEKIAENVPFNFGKGPFSLRGDLYDRFGAPIEHRFGRSELLGLLEEAGFTGTKISRMKDTAGWVCWGHKSK